A genomic window from Camelina sativa cultivar DH55 chromosome 2, Cs, whole genome shotgun sequence includes:
- the LOC104719470 gene encoding nucleoside diphosphate kinase III, chloroplastic/mitochondrial — protein MSSQICRSASKAARSLLSSAKNARFFSEGRAIGAAAAVSASGKIPLYASNFARASGSGVASKSWITGLLALPAAAYMLQDQEVLAAEMERTFIAIKPDGVQRGLISEIVSRFERKGFKLVGIKVVVPSKDFAQKHYHDLKERPFFNGLCDFLSSGPVIAMVWEGEGVIRYGRKLIGATDPQKSEPGTIRGDLAVTVGRNIIHGSDGPETAKDEISLWFKPQELVSYTNNSEKWLYGEN, from the exons atgagctCCCAAATCTGCAGATCTGCTTCCAAAGCAGCTaggtctcttctttcttcagctAAGAATGCTCGTTTCTTCTCCG aaggACGAGCTATTGGTGCTGCAGCAGCTGTTTCCGCATCAGGAAAGATTCCTCTGTATGCATCTAACTTTGCAAGAGCATCAGGTTCTGGTGTTGCCTCAAAGAGTTGGATCACTGGACTCTTAGCTCTTCCTGCTGCAG ccTACATGCTACAAGATCAAGAGGTTCTTGCTGCTGag ATGGAACGGACCTTTATTGCTATCAAGCCTGATGGAGTGCAAAGAGGACTG ATATCAGAGATCGTTTCTCGATTCGAACGCAAGGGATTCAAGCTTGTTGGTATCAAAGTTGTTGTTCCTTCTAAAGATTTTGCACAAAAGCATTACCATGACCTTAAGGAAAGACCTTTCTTCAATGGCTTGTGTGACTTCCTTAGCTCTGGACCTGTTATTGCCATG GTCTGGGAAGGAGAAGGAGTGATCAGATACGGACGTAAACTGATTGGAGCCACCGATCCTCAGAAATCTGAGCCTGGAACTATCAGAGGAGATCTTGCAGTTACTGTTGGCAG GAACATAATCCATGGAAGTGATGGACCAGAGACAGCAAAGGATGAGATCAGTCTGTGGTTTAAGCCTCAAGAACTTGTTTCTTACACCAACAATTCTGAGAAGTGGCTCTATGGCGAAAACTAA
- the LOC104749367 gene encoding probable transcription factor RL9: protein MSRWTSDLHCQFVNTVEELGGERDATPRSILEHMNESRLAMSEERHARLREIIQRQTQLHFRQYERHQKIVDNNIQNPQRQEEKMDKSTIEVGELSSGTQEISCKGHGGKSARGVSGHGGRSSGGVRVYNGAREPSTTAVNQASNGAREPSSAAVNHASNGATSRGG from the exons ATGTCGCGATGGACGAGCGATCTGCACTGCCAGTTTGTCAATACAGTTGAAGAACTTGGTGGAGAAAGGG ATGCAACTCCAAGGAGTATTTTAGAGCACATGAATGAGAGTAGACTCGCAATGTCAGAAGAGAGACACGCCCGTTTGAGGGAAATCATTCAGAGGCAAACTCAGTTGCACTTTCGTCAATATGAACGTCATCAAAAAATTGTTGATAATAATATCCAAAACCCACAAAG GCAAGAAGAGAAGATGGATAAAAGCACAATCGAAGTGGGAGAATTGAGTAGCGGTACTCAAGAAATTTCTTGCAA GGGTCACGGAGGCAAATCCGCGAGAGGTGTTAGTGGTCACGGAGGCAGATCCTCTGGAGGTGTTAGGGTTTACAATGGTGCGAGGGAACCCTCAACCACCGCAGTTAATCAGGCCTCCAATGGTGCGAGGGAACCCAGTTCTGCCGCAGTTAATCATGCCTCCAATGGTGCGACTTCACGCGGAGGTTGA
- the LOC104749376 gene encoding uncharacterized protein LOC104749376: MPSQFLPRTQQSPTASQPPRVASPPPRVGSQPLRVGSQPPVLAPQPPPPVPPFIQEQPDLNMEEDYEEENPNHNPAEEENPIPNPAEQDYQALLDVMLALPGRQHLPILSVDPIPGVETLWFNRHKGKISRVISGIFRRKFDGPYYSWKVTPRPVQERYFRTFARKFYLDTGITELVRERFLKIAKKRMKGIVSQAKSSGKQPVWITSAELWAEMCDHWSSNASQCRNSDRGGLGVHKHLTSQKSYVQEEELGRPVSFAEVFMKTHTRADRSFVDQKAKQVAETYEKTLEERLCGVDDDGPENSENSSERSTHRTLSIDEKNDIFLKCTQTYEKGNLFGLGSLVETLRKGKRKESYAESSQPSLLELHEQLRKKIAHLDAENARREKEHQELLIYVKEKDPAYDTIIASLRPRVPATTPATTPEDSTPEDNTPPATVSGTHQPPS, from the exons ATGCCGTCCCAGTTTCTGCCGAGGACACAACAATCGCCTACTGCTTCTCAACCACCGCGGGTTGCTTCTCCACCACCGCGGGTTGGTTCTCAACCACTGCGGGTTGGTTCTCAACCACCGGTTCTTGCTCCTCAACCACCGCCTCCTGTTCCTCCATTCATACAAGAACAACCAGACCTAAACATGGAAGAGGAttacgaagaagaaaaccctaatcacaATCCTgccgaagaagaaaaccctattcCTAATCCAGCTGAACAAGACTACCAAGCTTTGTTAGATGTTATGCTAGCTCTTCCAGGCCGACAACATCTCCCAATTTTGTCTGTCGATCCCATCCCCGGCGTTGAGACTCTATG GTTTAACAGACACAAAGGAAAAATTTCTCGGGTGATCTCTGGAATATTTAGAAGGAAATTCGATGGTCCTTACTACAGCTGGAAGGTTACTCCTAGACCCGTTCAAGAGAGATATTTCAGGACATTTGCG CGGAAGTTCTATTTGGATACTGGGATTACTGAGCTTGTTAGAGAGAGGTTCTTAAAGATAGCCAAGAAGCGAATGAAAGGCATTGTTAGTCAAGCTAAAAGCAGTGGTAAACAACCTGTTTGGATCACCAGTGCAGAACTATGGGCTGAGATGTGTGATCATTGGAGCTCAAATGCCTCGCAGTGCAGAAACTCCGATCGTGGTGGTCTTGGTGTCCACAAACACCTTACCAGTCAGAAATCATATGTGCAA GAAGAAGAATTGGGCCGTCCGGTATCATTTGCTGAAGTGTTCATGAAGACACACACTCGAGCTGACAGATCGTTTGTTgatcaaaaagctaaacaaGTAGCTGAGACTTATGAGAAAACATTAGAGGAGAGACTGTGTGGAGTGGACGATGATGGTCCAGAAAATTCAGAGAATTCTTCTGAACGTTCAACTCACCGTACTCTCAGCATTGATGAAAAGAATGATATCTTTCTTAAG tgtactcaaacaTATGAGAAGGGAAACCTTTTTGGTCTTGGATCTCTTGTTGAGACACTAAGGAAAGGGAAAAGGAAGGAAAGCTATGCAGAATCTTCTCAACCATCACTTCTCGAGCTTCATGAACAACTTCGCAAGAAGATAGCTCATCTAGATGCTGAGAATGCCCGACGTGAGAAGGAGCATCAAGAGCTTCTCATCTACGTGAAAGAGAAAGATCCAGCATATGATACTATTATTGCTTCCTTGCGACCAAGAGTACCAGCAACAACACCAGCAACCACACCTGAAGACTCCACACCTGAAGACAACACACCACCAGCCACCGTGTCAGGTACTCACCAGCCACCGAGTTAG